CCCACTCCTGGCCTTCTCACTGTGCGTGGCGCTCTGCCTATCCTACTGAAGAAGAGCCTTTGAGCCCCACCCCACTGTCTAGTGCAGGGGATTGGACTGCTGCCCGGCTTCTCTTCTCACTGTTTCATTTGTTCAGAggcaggtcttgctgagttgctaggCTGGCCTCCAAGCTTTGATCCTCCGGCTCCTGCCCATCTCCTGGTACCGAGATGACCAGTGTGGGTCACCATGCCCCAGCACCAGCAGCTCACTTCTGAAAAGCTGTTCAGGCAGTGGGGGATCCTCCCCCAAGACACTCAAGGAAACGCCAGCTGTGCTCACCCATCTGCATCCAGACTCTCATCTGCAGTCCCtatccccactccccaccccgtCACCCAGTGAACCCTCTGCCCTGACTTCAGGTGTGGAGGCACAACGGCCACTGCATGGCCCTCGAGTCAACAAGCGCCCAGAGGTGACTACTCAGCCTGAGTCACACCCCATGGGCCTGGGAAGGAGCAGGCCCCTTCCCCTCTTTGGGATTGAGCTGGGAAAACATTATCCTAGGATTACTGAGGAGGCGGGGAGGGAGATGAGCACAGGAAAGAGCCAGGCAGTGCCAAGAGGCCCGGCCTTCCTGCCCGCAAGAGCTGTGCCTGGCTGGCCCCACTTCCCCCAGTTATGGGAGCCAGTCACCCCTTGGGCTTGCATCCCTTCCTGAGGAGTTCTGAACTAATCAGGCAGTTGGCCAAGGCCCTCTTTTTCCTGTCCAGGACCCCTGGGAacccaggagaggcaggaggggctGCAGGAGGACCTCCCCACCAACCTCACCTCCAGGCACCCCAGGACTCCTCCTTGACTTGCAGGATTCAGACAGCCTCTCCCACCCTACGGGAGGACACAGGGACGAAGTCGGACTCACCCCTCCCCAGGTCTAAAGGCTGTGGCCCTGCTCAGGGACAACAGGAAGCCACATTCCTCAGAGATCCAAGCTCTGGGAGGCTAGGGCGGTGTCTGCTGCCCACGCACCACCTGGGAACCCTGAGCCTCACAGAGATGGCCGCCAGGGTGGGGAAGGTGCACTGCGGAGGCGGGCCAGGGACAGAAGAGCAGCAGGCACGTGGCCGGAGGTGTGCGATGGCTGCTCAGGCGAGGCCAGCCCGCTCCAGGTCCTGGGGCATCACGCGGCCCTTCCTTCGGGCCTTCTGCAGGCGCCGCTCGGCCCTGGCCACCTTCTTCCTGCGCAGGTTCTGCCGCCGCCTGTCCTGCCGCTGCTGCATTTTCTCCACCACCTGGGCAGAGCGCTTCTCCCACTGGCGCTGCCGCTGCGCCCGGCGCTTCTCCTTGCGCTTCAGGGCCTCCTGCAGCAGCCGCTCGTCGTCGCGGATCCTGACGCCCTCCGCCTTGTACAGCAGGTTGGTCCACCTCATCTTGGCCTCCAGCTCTCGGGCCTTCCCCGCGTCCTGCTCCCGCAGCTCCTCCAGTCGGCCCTGCCGCGCCTGCAGGCGCTCCAGCAGCTGCCGGTAGTTCTTGCCCGTCAGTGGGGTCAGGTTCCCCTTCACCTTCTGCCGCTTCTCCTTCCGCCGCTGGGCCTTGCTGGTCGGCTCCTCCTCACTGACCTCCACCTTAGGAGAAGGAGCAGGTCAGTGAGCGAGGGTGAATGGGCACCCCAGCCTCAGGAGCAGGGAGACCATACTGCCCTCACCAGAGAGGGAGCTGCAGTCACAGAGCCAGCCAGGGGACAGGCCAGGGCCCAGCGCCCGCTGCCAGTGCTCACCCAGCCTGCTCCGCCCACCTTACTGAAGATCAGGGCTGGCTCCTGCAGCTGGGCGTGGGCCGCCTCTGGGGGCGCCACAGCTGCCTCCTCCGACTCCACGGCCTGTGCTGCTGCCTTCTCCTTTGCACGCAGCTCCCTCCGCTTCCTCTTCTTCCGCTCCCGCTCCTGCTTTCTCCGTTGCCTCTTCTCCAGAGTGGCAGCAGAAAGCTCCTTGGTGCCACCCTTGGCGAAAATAGGGTTTGCTCAGAGTCCTCCCAGCCTCAGGGTCCCCGCCTGGCACATGGCTGATGGAATTAGGGCTAGAAGGTACACAAGGAGATCCTCGTGCAAGACACAGCCTCAGTGTCAAGTGCTCCACAGCAGGACCACTGCCCAAAATGCCAGTGGCtccagagggagggacagagcaGTGGCTTCCAGCTCCCAGGCCCACTGTACAGTCTCACACTCTGGGACCCGGCACTCCACAACTGCAAACTCGGCCAGGTTCTGCGAGGCTAGGCCTGTCCTGGGCACTGCAGCTCTGCACTCAGCTCTCTCCCCATGGCCTTTCTGCTCCACAGCCGACAAGAGAGCTCTGCACCAGAGTACCCAGACCTGCACTGCAGGAACGAGGGCCCAGGGCCCTTAGAACCAGGGAAGGGCCAGAGGTCTTGAACAAGGAGGGTGAGAGAAGCTAGAGCACTGCCCCCTACACAGCAGAGGCCCGCGGAGGAGAACGATGTGTGGCCAGGTCAGAGGATAAATGGCACCATTCAGCACAAAGATGGAGGCTGGCCAGTCTGTATGCTAGGCAGTCAGTCGCCTCATCTCAGCGTGACCTTTAGAGGGACAGCTAAGCCACACCAGCCATTGTGGTGTCAGTAAAGGcagcttcccagaggaggtggcTGGGGTTCCGAGACCCACAGGAGAGGGGAATGAGCAAAAGGCCAGAGGCCCTGGGACTGAGGTTCCCCAGGAAACAGGGAAGCACACCTGCTTCCCAGGGCATACCCACCACTCCCTGCTAACAGCCATTCCCCCACCTGGAAGCACAGAGCTGGGTGGGGAAACCACTCCACAAACATGCTGATGGGTGCTCCAGAGGTCTTCCCACCTACCTGGCCACGGGCCTGCTGGATCTTCTCATGCAGCCGCTGGCGCAGGACATCCAGAGCAAAGACAGAGTCAGGTGCTGCAGCCTGGCCatctgcagggagagagagagggctgAAAGGAGGCCCCCTTTAgcatctcctctccttccccagggtaCAGGACCTAAGCCTCAGCCAGTACTCACTGCCCTCCCTACCTCTCTCTCATTGCCACTTACAGATCTGCAGGCCAATCCACTAAATTCCACTCCACCCGCCTCTTCAATGTGGATTGGTTCCTACAGCCTCCTGAAACTGACAGTCACCGACTGTCTCATAAGTCACTGTGCTATGAGGAAAATGCTTCCCGTTAATCTCACTGCTCCAGGTGCTGAGGGAGTCCTGGCTTTGTCCTTCGTGGTCTTGGCACACATGGCCTAGATCACCATACTCCTCCCACAGGCCACCCACCTGCTGCACTCCTGTGACCTTCACTCTCTGGAAAGCTCTGACATACACAGTACCTAAAGGTGCCTTTTCTTAAAAGCAGAGGGGACCACATTTGCATCTAAGCCCCACCCCAGTGCCCTGGAGCCCCTTACCTGCAGGGGCCCCTGTGGAGATGGAAGCCTCCTCCCCTTTGGCCACTGCTCGCTTCTTGGTTCCAGGAGCCACTGGAAACTTCTCTCCAAGGGTCTTGGCCTTGTGTTCAGAAGCTTTCTGTTCCTGTTCTCggaatttcttttgtgttttctttcttttctttttggggggtccAGAAGTTTCTGAACCTTGAATTTTGCTAGCTGAGATACAAAA
The Sciurus carolinensis chromosome 14, mSciCar1.2, whole genome shotgun sequence DNA segment above includes these coding regions:
- the Surf6 gene encoding surfeit locus protein 6, which encodes MASLRAKDAYLQDLARKICAPHGPEPPRRGRASKIQGSETSGPPKKKRKKTQKKFREQEQKASEHKAKTLGEKFPVAPGTKKRAVAKGEEASISTGAPADGQAAAPDSVFALDVLRQRLHEKIQQARGQGGTKELSAATLEKRQRRKQERERKKRKRRELRAKEKAAAQAVESEEAAVAPPEAAHAQLQEPALIFSKVEVSEEEPTSKAQRRKEKRQKVKGNLTPLTGKNYRQLLERLQARQGRLEELREQDAGKARELEAKMRWTNLLYKAEGVRIRDDERLLQEALKRKEKRRAQRQRQWEKRSAQVVEKMQQRQDRRRQNLRRKKVARAERRLQKARRKGRVMPQDLERAGLA